AAGCATATGCCCCTCATGTTTTCTTCAGCCAATGCACCTTCCCTGGAAGCCCACTGGAATCCAGCAACAACAGAATCTTTAATTTCATTCAGGTATTGTACTCCCTTACACATATCAACCACCATGTTGGGGCCAGTAGTCTCAGGACCAAAGCACCAAATTTTCTTCGCAAGGTCCTTGTCCCACCCGAACTCTTCAGACAAAATCTTAGCGCGATTCTTTGGATCGTCTCTTGTACCAATACGCCCATCATCAATGGCCTCAGCAAGACCATCCTCCATGGGCCTGGCTTCCATGTAAAGGCGATTGTGCTTGTTGGGTGACTTGCTCATAACAACACGGCAAGATTTTTCTAGTACAGTCTCACGGAAGGACACAACTGGATCAGACTTTGAAATTTCAGCACCACCCATGAAATCTTCTTGCAAATCCTTCAAACATATTTCAAGGTGAAGCTCTCCTGCACCAGCAATAATATGTTCCCCAGACTCCTCAATAGTACATACAACCATAGGGTCGGATTTTGCCAAACGTTTTAAACCTTCAACCAGCTTGGGAAGGTCTGATGCAACCTTGCACTGCACGGCCACGCGCACAACAGGTGACACAGAGAACTTCATTGCTCTGATAGGATGAGCATCAACTTCCTTCTCATTGGTCAAAGTGGCATTCTTGGTGATAAATTGATCCAAACCTACCATAGCTACAGTATTCCCACATGGCACATCCTCGACAGTTTCCTGCTTCTTACCCATCCAAATAACAGTTCTCTGTACATTCTTAACATACAAGTCCTTTCTCTCTCCAGGGACATAGTTGGGACCCATAATTCTTACCTTCAAACCAGTTGAGACCTTGCCAGAGAATACACGACCAAAAGCAAAAAATCTACCCTTATCAGATGCTGGAATCATCTTGGAAACATAGAGCATAAGAGGTCCCTCAGGATCACAATTTCTTATAGCATTAGCGTAAGGATCATCAAGAGGTCCTTCATATAAGTTCTCAACGCGATACCTTTGAGCTTTAGAAGGAGATGGGAGATGGAAGATCATCATTTCCAGAAGAGCATTACTGGCAGGAAGCCAGGTCTGCATTACTCGCTTCATCAGGGCCTTCCCCATCAACTCTCTCTCTTCAGACTTCATGGTGACACCCAACTTCTGCAACATAGGCCACAGCTTATCTTTCTGATCATTCATGCAGGTGTTAATTATCTGTTTGATAGGTTCATAACAGAACTGAACAAAACCACGCTTGCAGGTGGGGGAGCCAGTATTTTTGGTGGTCCATCTTCTGGTTGCAGGGTCAAAGAAATTCTCCCCCCAGAGCCTTTCCATCATCTTGGACTCATCAACACCAAATTTGGAGGCATACATCTTGGCAAAGTTGGTAAGAGTAAAAGCCCAACCATGCAACCCAGCAGAAAAAGCAACTGTACCTTTCTCCGGGTAGACCTGGACATCACCCAGGAGGGGATCTTCGTATGTAGCCATGATAACATTTGCATTCTCAATGACTCTTTGGAATGTCTGGTAAGCTTCTTCTCCATCAACCTGGAGCTCAAGGAGACACCTATCCATCTTATTTACCGTCAAGACTGGTCGAATCCTTTCACCTAGTGCTTGCCTCAGGACAGTTTCTGTTTGAACACACACACCTTCGACACAATCAACCACAACAAGTGCTCCATCAGTGATACGAAGAGCAGCCGTGACTTCAGACGAGAAGTCAACGTGGCCGGGAGAATCAATAAGATTGATCAGGTACTCATTCCCTTGTCGTTCTCCCTTGTAGTTCTTCAGAGCCTCATCAGACATCTCGTAGTACAGTGAGATACCAGTGGACTTGATGGTAATACCTCGCTCAGCTTCATCAGCACGAGTATCTGTCATTCTAACATCACCAGCAACTTCTTGGGCAATGATACCAGCAGCAGCAACAAGGGAGTCCGTAAGAGTAGATTTCCCTACAAGGAACCAAAATTTAACAGTAGGTCCAGGCAACAAATTGAGCATCAACATGAAAttaggaaaaaaggaaaaagactaTTATATCTaccaatgtatatatatgtagcAACAATCTTTGAGAGCAAGTTCATGAAAAGCTTTAATcataaaacaattacaacaaacAGATGAACAAAACTCTGAGAAGAACTTCATACCATGGTCGACATGAGCAATAACAGACATGTTACGAATGTTATGCTTCAAGTCCATAATCTTACGAAGCTCTTCAGCTGTGAACTTCACCTGCAAATTTCAAACATTGTTTCTCGTCACAAAAATGTTTAAGCAACCTACAAGGCTGTTAGGGGATTGAAATAAGTGGCACACTTACCATTTT
Above is a genomic segment from Coffea eugenioides isolate CCC68of chromosome 5, Ceug_1.0, whole genome shotgun sequence containing:
- the LOC113769951 gene encoding elongation factor 2, with product MVKFTAEELRKIMDLKHNIRNMSVIAHVDHGKSTLTDSLVAAAGIIAQEVAGDVRMTDTRADEAERGITIKSTGISLYYEMSDEALKNYKGERQGNEYLINLIDSPGHVDFSSEVTAALRITDGALVVVDCVEGVCVQTETVLRQALGERIRPVLTVNKMDRCLLELQVDGEEAYQTFQRVIENANVIMATYEDPLLGDVQVYPEKGTVAFSAGLHGWAFTLTNFAKMYASKFGVDESKMMERLWGENFFDPATRRWTTKNTGSPTCKRGFVQFCYEPIKQIINTCMNDQKDKLWPMLQKLGVTMKSEERELMGKALMKRVMQTWLPASNALLEMMIFHLPSPSKAQRYRVENLYEGPLDDPYANAIRNCDPEGPLMLYVSKMIPASDKGRFFAFGRVFSGKVSTGLKVRIMGPNYVPGERKDLYVKNVQRTVIWMGKKQETVEDVPCGNTVAMVGLDQFITKNATLTNEKEVDAHPIRAMKFSVSPVVRVAVQCKVASDLPKLVEGLKRLAKSDPMVVCTIEESGEHIIAGAGELHLEICLKDLQEDFMGGAEISKSDPVVSFRETVLEKSCRVVMSKSPNKHNRLYMEARPMEDGLAEAIDDGRIGTRDDPKNRAKILSEEFGWDKDLAKKIWCFGPETTGPNMVVDMCKGVQYLNEIKDSVVAGFQWASREGALAEENMRGICFEIRDVVLHADAIHRGGGQVIPTARRVIYASQLTAKPRLLEPVYLVEIQAPEQALGGIYSVLNQKRGHVFEELQRPGTPLYNIKAYLPVIESFGFSSSLRAATSGQAFPQSVFDHWDMIPSDPLESGTQAAQHVAVIRKRKGLKEQITPLSDYEDKL